Proteins from a single region of Cydia pomonella isolate Wapato2018A chromosome 13, ilCydPomo1, whole genome shotgun sequence:
- the LOC133524531 gene encoding LOW QUALITY PROTEIN: uncharacterized protein LOC133524531 (The sequence of the model RefSeq protein was modified relative to this genomic sequence to represent the inferred CDS: inserted 1 base in 1 codon), producing MESVLHPPLPFKFENNLVNVTSGNLCKEWDKWKKAFLIYYEACEIGKYHKXVQINILLHIIGDKCREVYDQFSEESKTVDELLKKLDEFFEPKKNLAVERHKFFTRNQQEFESIEQYVFELNVMAAKCEFKDLCSDLVRDRLICGIQETSLRERLLRESDLTLQKAIEICRLAEISRAQAGHIKQDNVEHHVHEIKTKQKIAMERQGQPSCCYRQEHEDTEDKAVHAVSANNRGRRRRGSWRGGRPGQAHAAPGHDNLPAARGNWQRSSQTNRTGGHSCSRCGSTHKRFQCPAFGQLCDRCHGRNHYSRMCRVYEIRGESTDEVNNKFNNDNEWSVTVSINNKNIMFELDTGAERMLLRLQPYTFNLIYKPGRYLYIADALSRAVQAGAGGDDNTRASDLDVRAQVCAISASNPLTDTHFLQIQKCTQDDAELKELTKTIKEDGQITKKMLVIH from the exons ATGGAGTCAGTGCTGCATCCGCCATTACCGTTCAAATTTGAGAACAATTTAGTGAACGTTACATCGGGAAATTTATGCAAAGAATGGGATAAATGGAAAAAagcctttttaatttattacgaaGCTTGTGAAATCGGGAAATACCACA AGGTtcaaattaacattttactgcATATAATAGGTGATAAGTGCCGCGAGGTATATGACCAGTTTAGCGAAGAGTCAAAAACTGTAGATGAGTTGTTAAAGAAGTTAGACGAATTTTTTGAACCCAAAAAGAACCTCGCCGTAGAGAGACACAAATTCTTCACACGGAACCAGCAGGAGTTCGAATCTATTGAACAGTATGTCTTTGAATTAAATGTGATGGCGGCAAAGTGTGAGTTTAAAGATCTGTGCAGTGACCTCGTGAGGGATCGGTTAATATGCGGTATTCAGGAGACAAGCTTGCGGGAACGACTTCTACGAGAAAGTGACTTGACGCTGCAAAAAGCTATAGAAATATGTAGGCTAGCCGAAATATCCCGTGCTCAAGCTGGTCACATAAAGCAGGACAATGTGGAACATCATGTGCATGAAATCAAAACTAAGCAAAAAATAGCGATGGAACGTCAAGGTCAACCGAGCTGTTGTTATAGACAAGAACATGAGGATACAGAGGATAAGGCGGTGCATGCGGTCAGCGCGAACAATCGCGGGCGCCGCCGCCGTGGATCGTGGCGCGGAGGGCGCCCCGGACAGGCACACGCAGCTCCCGGGCACGACAACCTGCCAGCGGCGCGCGGCAATTGGCAGCGGTCGTCACAAACCAACAGGACTGGCGGCCATAGCTGTTCGAGATGTGGGTCTACACATAAAAGATTCCAGTGTCCAGCATTTGGTCAGCTGTGTGACAGGTGCCATGGACGAAATCACTACTCGAGAATGTGTCGCGTGTATGAAATAAGAGGGGAATCCACCGAtgaggtaaataataaatttaataatgataatgagtGGTCTGTAACTGTATCCATTAACAATAAGAATATTATGTTTGAACTGGACACGGGAGCTGAG AGGATGTTGCTAAGATTACAGCCGtacacttttaatttaatatacaagcctggtagatacttatatatagcCGATGCGTTATCTCGTGCGGTGCAggccggcgcgggcggcgaTGACAACACACGGGCGAGCGACCTCGACGTGCGCGCGCAGGTGTGCGCCATCTCGGCAAGCAACCCGCTCACTGATACGCActtcttacaaatacaaaaatgcaCGCAAGATGATGCTGAATTGAAAGAGCTAACTAAAACTATAAAAGAGGATGGCCAGATCACAAAAAAGATGTTAGTGATACATTAA